One part of the Armatimonadota bacterium genome encodes these proteins:
- the rpsJ gene encoding 30S ribosomal protein S10: protein MAKDKVRIRLKAFDHKVLDQSAERIVDTAKRTGARFSGPVPLPVEKNIYCVQRCPTIDKESMEHYELRTHKRLIDILDPSPKTIDALMRLDLPSGVDIEIKL, encoded by the coding sequence ATGGCGAAAGACAAAGTTCGAATCCGTTTGAAAGCCTTTGACCACAAAGTGCTCGACCAATCCGCCGAGCGCATCGTGGATACAGCAAAGCGCACCGGCGCCCGGTTCTCAGGCCCCGTGCCGCTCCCGGTGGAAAAGAACATTTATTGTGTGCAGCGCTGTCCGACCATCGACAAAGAGTCCATGGAGCACTACGAACTGCGCACACATAAGCGGTTGATCGATATTCTGGACCCGTCTCCGAAGACCATCGATGCGTTGATGCGCCTCGACCTCCCGAGCGGCGTGGACATCGAGATCAAGTTGTAG